The window GATTTCATAACCTTCTTCCGTATTTGTGTAGGTTAAATATTTTCCCGTAAATTCGCGATTTTGTTTTGAACAAGAAGATATAAAAATTAATGTAAAAATAATAAAACAAGCTTTTTTTAGGTTAAACATATTTTCCTTTTGGATAATCCATCTTTAAAGTATAATTTGTACCATTTATAATACAAATATAAGATAATTTAGTTTTCATGTCAATAAACTATTTTATTTTATACTTTCTCACCGTTCATCCTACGTTGAAAGACAATAAATAGCAAGAACGAAGATGACTATTGTATAGCTCATTACAACAGTCAGATGAGAAAGGGCATGACCGAAATTACCGCTTAAGGTTGATTTTATTGCTTCCACACTATGATAAAATGGCAGGATATTTGTTATTTTTTTAAAAGCGCCGCCTATTAAATCAATCGGAATAAATACTCCGGATAACCATCCGGCTACATTTGTTAACAAGGCTCCGCAAACTCCTCCGACTGCTTTATCATTCATAAGACTGCCGAAGAGCAGTCCTGTTCCCACGAACAGTAGAGAGGTTAAAGCTGTCACAATCACCGCAAACAGGAAGTGAATAGTTATTTCAAGACCAAAAGCTCCTGCCGCCAATAAGGTTATCGCAGCCTGTACTATTGTCATAGCCAGCATAGGCAAAGTGTAGCCCAAAATAAAATCTACGGAAGTCATAGGAGAAGTAAACAGGCGCATTAAGAAAGATGAAGTACGGTCTTTTGATAGCAGCATACCGGAAAATAATGCCATAAATACACTCCCAAACATCGCTAAGCCGGGAGCAAGATTTCTTATTTCAAACATAGGATTTTCGGCTTCAGGCGGAATGGCAGCATTAATAATGGATAGAAGAATCAACAATATGATAGGAAATCCCAAACCGAAAAAGAAATTTATGGGATCACGCAAAACTTCTTTTGTATTTCTTCTTGCAAATAAAAGTATCCTCATAACACACCTCCGGAAAGTATAACAAAAGCGTCCTCCAGCTTGACAGTATCTGTTTGCATAGTTAATTCCTGTACCGTACCCATCGCTTTTAACTTGCCTTTTGACATTATTCCGACACGATCGGACAGCGTTTCAACTTCATCCATATAATGAGTTGTGAGTATAATTGTCACTTTTCCTTTTAACTCTTTAATGGATGCCCATAACTCACGGCGAGCCAATACATCAAGTCCTAGGGTCGGTTCATCGAGAAATAAAATCTGCGGATCTGAAATCAGTGCCATTGCAATAGAAAGGCGCCTCTGCATACCTCCCGATAAGTGTTTTGCTTTTTTGTTCAATTCATTTTCCAATTTGAATTTTTGAGCTATCTCGTAAGCGTTTTTCTTTGCTGTTTTACTGTCTTGCCCGTAGATTCCCGCAATAAGTTCCAAGTTCTCTAAAACCGACAAATTAGCGGCTACCGCCGTTTCCTGAGGAGAAATATTTATTTTTTTCTTTATTGCATGGGATGCTGAAATAATACTGTTGCCAAGCAACAAGGCATCACCGCTCGTGGGTTTTATTAGACAAGAAAGCATTTTAATTGTTGTGGTTTTTCCAGCTCCGTTCACACCGAGTAAGGCAAATAATTCACCTTGCTCAACAGTTAAATTAAGATTATCTACAGCAGTTATACCGCCGTATTTTTTTGTAAGCTGTGCAGTTACAATGGCACTCATTCTTCGTCCTCCTTTGGTACATTACCTCCGAAAATATTGTCAATAATACTTGTGAACATATTTTTAGGCGGAATGGCGATGCCTTGGTTTATATCTCCCAAAACAATCAAGGTATCACCGGGATTAATGTTGAAAACATCACGGGCTTCTTTAGGTATAACGAACTGCCCTTTCTCTCCAACCTTAACCGTCCAAGCATATTTTCCTTTTGGATAACCCATTTTCTCACCTCCAAACATAAAGTATGATTTGTATGATTTATAGTATAAATATAACATAATTTACTTTTCATGTCAATAAGCTATCGGCTATGATAATTTGAAGGCTGTTAAAGTAGGGAAACCCATCTATGTCGAACACGATGAATAACTATTATCTTGAGTGTGTCGAGAATTTAAAAGGCAAGGGAATTAAGCTGGAATAAAAAATGCACTGCAAAAGGTTTGCAGTGCATAAAAATTATTGGATTATTTCTTCGGCCATGTCGATGGTCATTTTCTTTATGTCTGTAAAATCTGCGGACATAATTATCTTTGTATTTTCATCTATAGAGCTTAAAGCGTTTATCCATTCTTGTGAAACGGTGAGCTTTGCAGCTTCCATACCGCCTTGAATTTGGGTAGAAGCGGCAATTTTTTTAATACCGTCGGCAGTGGCTTCGGCAACGGCAACAATTTCGCGGGCCTGACCTTCCGCCTCATTTATCATTCTTTCTTTTTCACCTTCGCTTATGTTTACGGCTTCTTCATAAGCTGCTCTTGAAAGGTTGATAACCGTTTCCATCTCTCCGACCGAGTGGGCTATTTCTGCTCGCTTTTCTCTTTCGGCCTTCATCTGGTTTTCCATGGCATCCATAATAGAATCGGAAACTCTTATGTTTTGAATTTCGTAACGGGTAACTTTTACGCCCCAAGGATCCGAAGCTTCATCTACGGCTTTTACAACCTGAGCATTTATCTGTTCCCTTGCTTCAAAGGTGTCATCCAAATCCAGCTGTCCTACTACAGAGCGCATGGTCGTCTGTGCAAGCAAAATAGTTGCATAGCGGTAATCGCGTATACCGTAGCTTGCCTTAATCGGATCAAAGACTTGAAGATAGAGGATTCCGTCAATGCGTACCTGAACGTTGTCCTTGGTAAAACAGTCTTGGGCGGGAACATCTATGGCCTGTTCCTTTAGATTTTGCTTATACTTTACTCTATCCAAAAACGGAAATAGAATATGAAAACCGGCATCCAAGGTTGTGTGATACTTGCCTAAGCGTTCTACAATCAGGGCAACCTTATGCGGAACAATTCGAATGCTTCTAAAAAGAGCAACAATAAAAACTATGGCAATGATTGCCGCAATAACAATCGGGATTATAAAATTAAGCATTTTGACCTCCCTGTATGACCTTCACTTCTTTTCCTGCATTTTTAATGATATCGCTAAAGGCTGCAAGGCCTGCAATGTTTTCGGGGTAAACCGAAACATTTGATTTTTTAATAATATGCTCGAACCTTTGAATATAGTTTTCGGCAAGACGGATGCCCATAGCCGTTCTTCCTCCCGGTTGAGAAAGCGCATCTGCAATTAAACGCAAGCCTTCGGCTGTCGCATTACTCGTTATCTCTATAGCCTTTGAGCGGCCTTCGGCAAGATTGATTCTTCGCTGCTTTTCGCCCATAGCCTTGTTTATAGCTTCTTTCTTTTTACCCAAAGAAATATTTATTCGGGACTGCTGTTTTCCTTCACTCGAAAGAATATTAGCCCGCTTTTCTCTTTCGGCCCTCATCTGCCTTTCCATGGCTTCGAGGATTGTGCGGGTAGGCGTAATATCCCGTATTTCGTAGCGGGTAACCTTTATGCCCCAGTTGTCGGAAGCTTCATCGAGGGCCTTTACTATATTGTCGTTTAAGCCTTCTCTTCCGCAAAAAGTTTTATCAAGTTCCAGTTTTCCTATTTCGCTTCGCATAGTTGTTTTTGCAAGCTGGGCGACTGCATAGCGGTAATTATCGATTCCATAGCTTGCCTTAACCGGATCGAATATTTTTAGATAAAGAATTCCGTCAACCTGTACCTGAACGTTATCGGCCGTGATACAAACTTGAGGATCTACGTCCAAGGCTTCTTCCTTTAGATTTTGCTTATAAGCAATCCTGTCTATAAATGGGGTTAAGATATGGAAACCCGCAGTAAGAGTCCGCGAATATTTTCCAAGCCTTTCAATAACATAACTTTCTTGTTCCGGAACTACAACAGCTATCGAAAATAAAATAATAACCGCTACGACCAGAGCAACATATAAAGCTATCATCAGAGCGACCTCCTAATTTGATTTTTAGGTTAATAAAATTGATATTTTAATAACTTATAATTGATTGTAACTTGTTTTGTAAGATTTGTCTATAGTTTTAACATGATGAATTTGCTTATATCAATTTTTTTCTATCTTCTTGTAAGTTTCTTATCTTTATAGTAGTATGAGCTTTCTTTAGTTTAAGGAAGCATTAAATCTATGAAAGAGCAGCGAGAAGAAAATAAGGACTTTCTTACCACACAGATAATTACATACCTCGGAAATAAAAGATCTTTGATAGATAAAATAGAAGAAGAGGTAAAACTTATTTCGAAGTACTTAAACAAGGAAAAACTTATCTGTGCGGATATTTTTTCTGGTTCCGGTATAGTTGCCCGCATGTTAAAAAAATATGCTTCAAAAATAATCGTTAATGATTTGGAAAATTATTCATATGTGATAAACTCCTGCTATCTTACAAACAAAGAAGAATACCCTAAAAAACTTTGTAATGAATTACGAGATGAAATTATATCTTCTTCTTTAAATAAAAAAATACCCGGCATAATTTCCGAAAACTATGCTCCCAAGGATGACAACAAAATCGAAAAAGGAGAAAGAGTTTTTTATACACGTAAGAATGCTCTTTTAATCGACACATATAGAAATCTTATCGATAAAATTGTTCGGGAAGAAAATTTAAAAAAGTTTTTTTTTGCTCCATTAATTACCGAAGCTTCAATTCACGTAAATACGAGCGGTGTATTTAAGGGCTTTTATAAGGATAAGAATACGGGGGTAGGCTGTTTCGGTGCCAGCGGAAAAAATGCCTTAACAAGAATATTGGGCAAAGTAGAATTAAAAGAACCTGTCTTTAGTAATTTTAATTCCGAACTTGAAATTTTTACTAAGGATGCAGTTATTCTTTCAAAAGAAATAAAGAATGTTGATATTGCTTATATCGACCCTCCTTATAATCAGCACCCCTACGGTTCAAATTATTTTATGCTTAATTTAATTCTTAAAAATAGGCTTGATGTTCCCATAAGCCCCGTCAGCGGAATTACCCAAGGATGGAATCGTTCCGTTTTTAATAAACCTTATCTTGCTCTAAAGTCAATGGAAGAAATTATCTCTTCTCTTGATGCATGTTATGCCGTCATCTCCTACAACTCGGAAGGTTTTATTTCTTTTGAAGAGATGACAAATATGTTACAGAAATACGGAGAATTAAAAACCGTCGAAATAAAATATAATACTTTTCGGGGGAGCCGAAATCTTAACAAGAGAAATATTCATGTTTCTGAATACTTGTTTGTTTTAAAAAAATAGATTAAAATAGCATTGATGGAAGAACAATTATCAAACTTTAGAATCAAACAGGGCCGCAGTGTTTTTAATGCATACAATGGAATCAATTCATTTTCGTTTGCACTCGTTACCGGAAACACAATTACTCTTTATGCTCTTGCTTTAAAAGCCAACAGCACCGTCATAGGTTTGCTTACAGCCTTCATGTACATGTGCTATTTTACAATTCCTTTAGGAAAGCTTATGGCTCGTCGTTTTACTATCGTAAAGACCTTTGCCTATACTTGGTTTTTGCGCAACGCCTCGCTTTTACCTATCTTGTTTATTCCGTTCTTTTATTTTAGAGGCGAAAATGAAGCTGCAATCTTTATGCTTTTACTTGCAGTAGCTCTTTTTAATTTTTTTAGAGGAGCCGGCATAGTTGCAAACAATCCTGTCATAAGTCTTTTGGCTCCCGGCAAGGACCGGAATTCTTATATAGTTAAAATATCATTGACAAACAATACGGCCGCACTCGCAGCCATAATATTTTTAACCGTCTTTTTATGGTTTTCTCCAAGGTTTGGAATCGATATAGTTTCTACATATAATATAACTGCAATTATAGGAATTATTACGGGATTTGCTGCATCTGCTCTTTTGCTTAAACTTCCGGATCCCGATTTTGAAAGAAGAATGGAGGCTGTGAAAGAAGCTAGGGCAGAAGGAAGAAGCCGAAAGGAAATAAGAAAGCTAAAGAGGGGAAATCAAAATCTTCAAAAGGGTTCTTTTTTCTCGGCTTCAAAAGAAGCCTTTGGCGATAAAAATTTTAAGCTCTATATTTTTTCGTTTTTTATAATTCAATTCGGAATAAGTTTAGCCCGTCCCTTTATAATTGTTTACGGTAAGGCCGTTTATTCTATCCCCGATAATTTGGTAATAATTTTTTCTCTTGCCTCAACTATGGGCTCTCTTTTGGTTGGACTTTTAATGCGCCTCTTGATAGACAGGATGGGGGCAAAGCCGATGTATGTTATTTTTACGGCTCTTAGTGCGGCAGCCTTGATCCCTGCAATTATAGCACCTGCCAGAGAAATATACTTGATTGCCTTTATCTTTTTGATTGTATTTTCAATGATAACAAATATG of the Treponema denticola ATCC 35405 genome contains:
- a CDS encoding DNA adenine methylase, producing MKEQREENKDFLTTQIITYLGNKRSLIDKIEEEVKLISKYLNKEKLICADIFSGSGIVARMLKKYASKIIVNDLENYSYVINSCYLTNKEEYPKKLCNELRDEIISSSLNKKIPGIISENYAPKDDNKIEKGERVFYTRKNALLIDTYRNLIDKIVREENLKKFFFAPLITEASIHVNTSGVFKGFYKDKNTGVGCFGASGKNALTRILGKVELKEPVFSNFNSELEIFTKDAVILSKEIKNVDIAYIDPPYNQHPYGSNYFMLNLILKNRLDVPISPVSGITQGWNRSVFNKPYLALKSMEEIISSLDACYAVISYNSEGFISFEEMTNMLQKYGELKTVEIKYNTFRGSRNLNKRNIHVSEYLFVLKK
- a CDS encoding SPFH domain-containing protein, whose protein sequence is MIALYVALVVAVIILFSIAVVVPEQESYVIERLGKYSRTLTAGFHILTPFIDRIAYKQNLKEEALDVDPQVCITADNVQVQVDGILYLKIFDPVKASYGIDNYRYAVAQLAKTTMRSEIGKLELDKTFCGREGLNDNIVKALDEASDNWGIKVTRYEIRDITPTRTILEAMERQMRAEREKRANILSSEGKQQSRINISLGKKKEAINKAMGEKQRRINLAEGRSKAIEITSNATAEGLRLIADALSQPGGRTAMGIRLAENYIQRFEHIIKKSNVSVYPENIAGLAAFSDIIKNAGKEVKVIQGGQNA
- a CDS encoding ABC transporter ATP-binding protein → MSAIVTAQLTKKYGGITAVDNLNLTVEQGELFALLGVNGAGKTTTIKMLSCLIKPTSGDALLLGNSIISASHAIKKKINISPQETAVAANLSVLENLELIAGIYGQDSKTAKKNAYEIAQKFKLENELNKKAKHLSGGMQRRLSIAMALISDPQILFLDEPTLGLDVLARRELWASIKELKGKVTIILTTHYMDEVETLSDRVGIMSKGKLKAMGTVQELTMQTDTVKLEDAFVILSGGVL
- a CDS encoding SPFH domain-containing protein, whose protein sequence is MLNFIIPIVIAAIIAIVFIVALFRSIRIVPHKVALIVERLGKYHTTLDAGFHILFPFLDRVKYKQNLKEQAIDVPAQDCFTKDNVQVRIDGILYLQVFDPIKASYGIRDYRYATILLAQTTMRSVVGQLDLDDTFEAREQINAQVVKAVDEASDPWGVKVTRYEIQNIRVSDSIMDAMENQMKAEREKRAEIAHSVGEMETVINLSRAAYEEAVNISEGEKERMINEAEGQAREIVAVAEATADGIKKIAASTQIQGGMEAAKLTVSQEWINALSSIDENTKIIMSADFTDIKKMTIDMAEEIIQ
- a CDS encoding AbrB/MazE/SpoVT family DNA-binding domain-containing protein, whose amino-acid sequence is MGYPKGKYAWTVKVGEKGQFVIPKEARDVFNINPGDTLIVLGDINQGIAIPPKNMFTSIIDNIFGGNVPKEDEE